A portion of the Homo sapiens chromosome 16, GRCh38.p14 Primary Assembly genome contains these proteins:
- the METRN gene encoding meteorin precursor, whose amino-acid sequence MGFPAAALLCALCCGLLAPAARAGYSEERCSWRGSGLTQEPGSVGQLALACAEGAVEWLYPAGALRLTLGGPDPRARPGIACLRPVRPFAGAQVFAERAGGALELLLAEGPGPAGGRCVRWGPRERRALFLQATPHQDISRRVAAFRFELREDGRPELPPQAHGLGVDGACRPCSDAELLLAACTSDFVIHGIIHGVTHDVELQESVITVVAARVLRQTPPLFQAGRSGDQGLTSIRTPLRCGVHPGPGTFLFMGWSRFGEARLGCAPRFQEFRRAYEAARAAHLHPCEVALH is encoded by the exons ATGGGGTTCCCGGCCGCGGCGCTGCTCTGCGCGCTGTGCTGCGGCCTCCTGGCCCCGGCTGCCCGCGCCGGCTACTCCGAGGAGCGCTGCAGCTGGAGGGGCAG CGGCCTCACCCAGGAGCCCGGCAGCGTGGGGCAGCTGGCCCTGGCCTGTGCGGAGGGCGCGGTTGAGTGGCTGTACCCGGCTGGGGCGCTGCGCCTGACCCTGGGCGGCCCCGATCCCAGAGCGCGGCCCGGCATCGCCTGTCTGCGGCCGGTGCGGCCCTTCGCGGGCGCCCAGGTCTTCGCGGAGCGCGCAGGGGGCGCCCTGGAGCTGCTGCTGGCCGAGGGCCCGGGCCCGGCAGGGGGCCGCTGCGTGCGCTGGGGTCCCCGCGAGCGCCGGGCCCTCTTCCTGCAGGCCACGCCGCACCAGGACATCAGCCGCCGCGTGGCCGCCTTCCGCTTTGAGCTGCGCGAGGACGGGCGCCCCGAGCTGCCCCCGCAGGCCCACGGTCTCGGCGTAGACG GTGCCTGCAGGCCCTGCAGCGACGCTGAGCTGCTCCTGGCCGCATGCACCAGCGACTTCG TAATTCACGGGATCATCCATGGGGTCACCCATGACGTGGAGCTGCAGGAGTCTGTCATCACTGTGGTGGCCGCCCGTGTCCTCCGCCAGACACCGCCGCTGTTCCAGGCGGGGCGATCCGGGGACCAGGGGCTGACCTCCATTCGTACCCCACTGCGCTGTGGCGTCCACCCGGGCCCAGGCACCTTCCTCTTCATGGGCTGGAGCCGCTTTGGGGAGGCCCGGCTGGGCTGTGCCCCACGATTCCAGGAGTTCCGCCGTGCCTACGAGGCTGCCCGTgctgcccacctccacccctgCGAGGTGGCGCTGCACTGA
- the ANTKMT gene encoding adenine nucleotide translocase lysine N-methyltransferase isoform 1 (isoform 1 is encoded by transcript variant 1): MEQDDPVEALTELRERRLGALELLQAAAGSGLAAYAVWALLLQPGFRRVPLRLQVPYVGASARQVEHVLSLLRGRPGKTVDLGSGDGRIVLAAHRCGLRPAVGYELNPWLVALARLHAWRAGCAGSVCYRRKDLWKVSLRDCRNVSVFLAPSVLPLLEDKLRTELPAGARVVSGRFPLPTWQPVTAVGEGLDRVWAYDVPEGGQAGEAASSRIPIQAAPGPSSAPIPGGLISQAS; this comes from the exons ATGGAGCAGGACGACCCGGTCGAGGCGCTGACGGAGCTGCGCGAGCGGCGGCTGGGCGCGCTGGAGCTGCTGCAGGCGGCGGCCGGCTCGGGCTTGGCAGCCTACGCGGTGTGGGCGCTGCTGCTCCAGCCCGGCTTCCGGCGCGTGCCGCTGCGGCTGCAG GTGCCCTACGTCGGCGCGAGCGCGCGGCAGGTGGAGCACGTGTTGTCGCTGCTGCGAGGACGCCCCGGAAAAACGGTGGATCTGGGCTCTGGCGACGGCAGGATC GTGCTGGCGGCCCACAGGTGCGGCCTCCGCCCGGCCGTGGGCTACGAGCTGAACCCCTGGCTGGTGGCGCTGGCGCGGCTGCACGCCTGGAGGGCCGGCTGTGCCGGCAGCGTCTGCTATCGCCGCAAGGATCTCTGGAAG GTGAGCCTGAGGGACTGCCGCAACGTGTCTGTGTTCCTGGCCCCTAGCGTG CTCCCGCTGCTGGAGGACAAGCTGCGGACAGAGCTGCCTGCTGGGGCCCGCGTGGTGTCTGGGCGCTTCCCACTCCCCACCTGGCAGCCTGTGACCGCGGTTGGCGAGGGCCTGGACCGAGTATGGGCTTATGATGTTCCTGAGGGTGGGCAGGCTGGGGAGGCCGCCTCCTCGCGGATA